tttataatttattgtgacaagtaaaatatgttcataattaaagtaaagcctccatcaactaaataataatacaaatgattcattatttgattgatcctaaatccatctaacaacagaacctctaatatataaccgtcctatttagatatatgcatatatagccATAATCCTTCGATAGCtatttgatagactaaaccaccgattagccaaatatatatatgtatccaataaatgctatgttggttaactcctaaatagaccatgatgacaatagaaagattaagaaactttagcccttagcatgattggaatccattagcaaacacgaatATAACATTTTGTTGTGCacatttgattgttgtttgaatattggtttttctcgcttATTATAGAAATTGTGTATcagttagtcgtgaggcaacgtctgcagCCTCCAGGaagtgaaggttgatcaagaattatatcaagaataaggactatCCTGAGCAGACAAGTCAttactattccttgaacatgttgataccaattgcaaaattattttgtttacaaataaaaattgcatgcaatgataaaCATCCTACTtgcgattatgccatgccttgattattgtttacccccttattccttcgtaaccatgtttacgtatgagtccctagtcaattatgacaattgcttagaaatgctattttagaatcatgcatactcatatttatcaaatgttatatgcttgggcaattacctttgggaaggtaattgagatgcggcatgtggagacatgagcgccacattgccctgatgttgatgacatgatttgtggaaggagaaataaaattaaacaactgttttcggctggggcggacggaggatttgggtggtatctggaaaatgctagcaccgtccccggtcaattaaggaccgagccatgaagttaagcttgaaacgacccccgtacaaccgcacttctcgtatgggtatagacctagcagaatagatagctgagcggaggcagtatccatgcatagtggtttcttgatgtgtgaggcaggggctctacggtggggcagccattggtagaaccgcgaggcgggtgtctacagtggtgtcacCATcagtaggactgccatgtgagaatttaaacataattataacttaatgcatgtgtgagtctttccttcccgggtgcgccagaactcctctcactgctagaaaccgtgtacgcctagagtgcatgaggatgtaaagttcatggagcgggtactgccaatgcgaggttgtCGAAAAGTTTTGCCGTGACAcatctcatgtgttgggacgaggctcatgtgttgggaagtcgcggagtgcgggtaaagtgtacatccactgcagtgtgagtaaaccaaatctattcgagtagccgtgctcgcggttattgagcaccgggacgtgtattacacttggctagactctaaattcttaacttgtgtaggatgggttattgcatgatgattttatgctgatggagccacttcctaagaggagggaaggtggacgttctcagaaaaccatgacgactcaatggcgggaagctatcattgggatcacaatggatgctggatagaaccgtcgttgtttaatgtgaacactggtaataaaacttgatcagtctatgctaggtattaagcttgtgaaaagaattgtaaaactagctttatgcaaaagaacctgaggccattccttgaaataccctctatcatatgcattgttgttgtggtggcttgctgagtactgttggtactcacccttgctatttatatatcttttaggagagtgttgaagagaagcccttgtcggtacgcttgcgtaaccaacaagatgatcggagtgcggtcttgttctaggtcttgttccccagtcgactgcctgtggcatgttaaccgggcccttatattatttttttgtcttccgctgttgttctctgatagttgttggcctacctggccctaatgtaagtatttaactcttttagcttgaattcattcgtgatatgttgtgatccaactatgtatgtgtgtaccaactactgatccagggattggtacggataaacacagaagatttccgatttccaaaaatcgggggtctacattAGAGCTCTTGCTacatttcctccaaaatccacatgcaatgtgccattccataggaatttcataggatttagaAAGTTTCGATCCTttaaatcaaagggccaaacatgaaaatttcctataggagttatatcctatgaaattcctatataaatcctttgattcaaagggggccCTTAGCCTTTCAAGGTTTTAGTCTTGTAATTTTTATTGCTCTATTCAAAGAAACAATATGCATGCATATTTGTCTTGTGCTAttcgttttaaaaaaattccatgtTCCACGATGGATGAAGTTTCTACGAGTAGATGCTTGGCATTTGACATCTCTTAACCACAATATGGCAGTGTTGGAGATGAAGACTATGGTTGGTTTGTTGAGGCTTTACACCACACTTTTGTGAATGAAGTTTTATAGCTTGATAGGAGTAAGCGCGAgcaacatgattttttttttctaaatgtaaTTCTCTAAGTGCTAAGCCTCGGGTACTGTTCTTTTCGGCTTATCGATTAGTATGCATTATCTTGGACACGCTTCATAAGTTGTTAAACAATACGATTTATTTGCAAGCATTCTTCTTATtatttatttgaaaatgttttaAAACCAACTTCTTAATTTTCTAATACTGGCCTTAAATAATTATCATAAACTCAGTTTCAACCacaatccattatatatatCAAATGGAACACCAAGGACCACATTTTAGTGAGAAAATAGAATATTTTCCACTTTAAAACTTGTCGCCTTCAAATACtagcactttttttttgttacgaggGGTCCTAAAATGACGAGTTGCGACATGAAAGCATGAAAATGTACatctcttttttatatatatccaTGCGACGCTGAATTGCTGAAACAAGGAGATTCGAATTGCAGAGCTCCTGGATTTTGTCTCTTGTGCCAATCAACTTCTGAAGAACAAGGCTGTCAGAATAGGGATAGTAGGTAGGAGTAGGATCGTTTTTATCATAACTGTATCGAATTGTAGAATCGGATTTTAGGATCATGATCATATCAGGTTAAAGTACATATTTTCACATATAATTTGTTAGACATTATATTAAAAACCGAAGCCCATAACATtgatttttgataaatttaattttttgaaaACTTGAATAGACTTATTAACATTATTTTCAATTAAATGAAACTTAAATAATATATACATATCGTAAAACCAGGATCCTATATAAGATTCTAACGATCCCGTAAAATCGTGTGGAACTCGCACTAATTTAAAATAGTATGAAAAGTAGGATACATGGTAAGATCATTATCTTAACAGCTTGCCGAAGAAAAGAGAGGGACGATAATCTCTTTATCTAGCAGTGACTTTCGGACTGGCTATATTATTTGGTCGTCCAAACGTTGTTAGTATACATGACAACGCTGGATTGCTGGAAGCAATTAATCGCCTTGTTGCAGAGGATTCACCAAGCAGCCGTTCAACCTGCTTTCCATCTCAACCGTCCAAAACCAAGTCTTTATTTGGTAATCAGGGAAATGGAAAGGAAAAGGAGCACCGAAAGTCAATGGAAGCTCTAGCCTGCAGTGTACTGAGCGTTGCGGTTGAATTGAATTGAGCTTAGCTTGCAAACCTCTATAATTGTCTGCTCCGTCATGCCTACTACGTGGTGGTCACATGGAGGCTCAGATAATAATATCAACTTCAAAAATGAGTAAGCAGCAgcattatatatgtatacagtATACCCAGATGTTCATGTTCCTACCTACTAGTAGTACTGATCAATCAGCCAAACAACAACTACCAGATACATGTAGCAGCTCATTCTCCAGTTCTATACAGTTGATAATTCATAAGTGGAAAGGTTTGAGCTATTGGAGAACAACATCATGTGTGATGATTCCTATGCTCGTTTCAgcttccatccatccatcaaaaCTCAAcgatggctgtgtttagttcagcgcaaagtttagattttggttgaaattagagatgatgtgactgaaaagttacaTGTGTATGACatattgatgtgatggaaaatgactgaagtttggatccaaactttggatctaaacacagccatgaAGTACAGTATATGGCTGGCTGGCTGCTGTATGGCCTCCAGCCCTTCCTTTCCATTTATTCCTCGTTTGCAATTCATTCCGTCTGGCCGTTTGGGTGCTAAACCCAGCAGTAGCATGGCAAATTCTGGCCAAGGGACAGAGCAACAGAAACTAACAGGGAATTGGTTATTGCAGGACGCATCCCTCTCCCTCTATTCCCAAATGAGTTCCTCCTGTCCATGTGGGCGCGATGGAATGATAGGTGCTACGCGAAAGCGAGGCACTTGCTTACGAGGGCCGTAATGATTAGCGGGTTAGCATGCACTCGAACGGCGAAACACGCAGTTCCTCACTCGCTCGCGGCCAGGTATTTTTGGAGCGGCGTGCTAGCCGTAGCCTCCCGTTTCTttctttccaatttttttttgctgggttTGCATGATGGATCATGGCGGAAAGATGGGTACGGATTGcttcctctcgctctctctttttttgccTGTGGTGTCTTGCTGCCTGTACTATCTGCTGTGCCTGTTACTTTTGACCACTTTAATTTACGCACGCACTGTCACCACACAGTGGCCAGGAGTATCTAGGGAGGTATATAGGGAGGGCCGGGGGAGACTGGCTTTACAGTGTGAGCAATCTTTCCCTTGGAATACAATCATTTTGATCAAAATCTGACGAAGAACTTGCTAATTCTATCCTGGCATGTGTGTTTCTCAACTTTCTCTCCGTCAGGTGTCTGGCTGATTACTGATATGGGCGAATTCGAGAGGACAGTTATCCAGCTTGAGGATGTTTCAGAATTTCAGAATATCAAGTGGCAGTTTACCAACGTTGCTACTTCCCCcctttcacaatgtaagtcattttagtattttccacattcatattgatgtgtctagattcattcgCATCAATATGAacgtggaaaatgctaaaatgacttacattgtgaaacggaaggagtatctGTAAGTGGGTCTAGATTCATtcgcatcaatataaatgtgaaaaatgataaaatgacttacattgtgaaacggagggagtatctgtaAGTGGGTCGGGTCGGAGAGGTGACAGGAGTGACACCGACGGCGAAGGCGGCTATCTCCCTCGTCGACTCGTCGTCCCTCCACCTCGCGCGCTCTCGCTGCCTCGGCCACTTGACGAAGAGAAGGGGTCAATCGCAGATCACACCGTGCAGTATATAACTGATTTCCGTTTACCCACTGGAGGAGATAAGCGATCGATTGGATCGGTAGGTCACCAGCAAATCAGCGATGAAGTCACTCCATGAGGCGAGGCGTATGTGCTGCATGACACATCGGCACGGAGTGGTTGCTGTGGGTGATGCAACTCTTTTTAGGTTTTACTCGTGTCATCAATTTCATTTTCCGTTCGGGGAGGTATGCATGCGTGTTCCGGAGAAGACGCATGATATGCATAAAGACGTCGCTGTTCACTGTTTTGTAGTAGTTTGTACCGTCTTCTGCTTCGTCTGTACTCTGTATATATTGGAGCTCAAAATATTCCCGGGCTCTGAATACACCAAGCTGCGGCCTGCGAGCACTGCAGACTCATGCTACATTGTATTAGGATTTGAAAATACAAGATAAAGAAGTAATCAAACTGGGTGTTTGGTCTAGTGGTATGATTCTCGCTTCGGGTGCGAGAGGTCGCGAGTTCGATTCTCGCAACACCCCCTCGATCAGTGATCATGGTGTTTTTTGCTGTTGTCGCATTGCTTTCATTAATTCGGTCAGTTTGTGAGGCCCAAAGCACACAACCATTTCGATAAGGCTCTGCCGACTGGCCACTGTCCCAAGTGGACCATCCGACACTGATTAAACCTGCAAGAAGTGGTGGGTGCTAAACTGATAATCTAATGCACTGCTAACTCTGCAACATGTCGATACTAGTACTTCGTTTTGCACCTTTGGCGTTTTCACTTTCACTTTTACACCGATTCCGTCTGCTCTTCTTGAACGGGGTGGTCCAGTCAATGGTAATTGGTAAATCTAAGCATTCAGGAAAGGATTACCGCCCTTAGTTAGAAGTTGGAACACCTTCTCGCCAGCAGTTTCGTCTGCTTGCTTACAGGAAACGGGCCGGATTCTGGTGGAGGCATGCGTGAAGCCATACAGAATCGGTCTGTTCAGGGCATCGTTGATCTGCCTTGACAAAGCTTTGATTTCCACGCCATCTTGTTCCCATCAGCATCTGGAACACGGAACAGCCACAGCCCACAAGTTACGAGCATGAAAGGTTAGGTTAGTCTGTTTAATTTTCTTCCAGAATCCGATGGTTTGGTAGCTTCAGGTTGACCGTTTCACCTCCAGTAGCATTCTCTTTTGGATTGGCCATTGTGTATACACAGGGATAAAAAAGAAGGTTACGAACTGCCTCAGTAAATACTTTACTCCCTTTGGAAACCAGGGTTCAACTATGTAAGGCCCTCTAGTGCCAATTCAGTCTACCGAAATGTCTTACAAACTATACCATTCAAAACTTGTAAATAACACGAAGTGTAGTCTATACACATGAATCAGAAAGCATCACGTGGAAGCTATAAGTGGGGGCAAAGAAGACGAATATACTGTTTCAACATTTGAAATCAAAACTACACACATTTATCCTCGAACTCCTAGAAAATATGTGGAACCTTGCTAGCTAGAACTCGCTCTCGTCTTTCGATATAACCATGTGGGAACCATCCTGCTTTTCCCTTGCATTCGCCTTCTGCCCAACCATTGGTTGATATCTGTGTTCGGACAAGACCACATTAGATTACTGACAGCTCAATTATGATATGTTAGCTGCCAGGAACTTGTATTTAGAAACATCGGAACAATATCGGCAACTCAATTGAAGATTACAAAACATGGACAGCAGAGGTATATTACCTTCCGGACAATAACAATGTCTCCAGCTGACAAGTTAAGCTCAGACTCACTTTCAGCCTTGAAGGAATCAAGGGCCTGCATCATAACGACCAAACAATTTATGTAAGAAGCATAACATCGGTAAATTCATGTTCATTTGGCAGATGGTGCAATAGATTTTGCATGAAAAGAATGCCAGACCTCTCCTAGGAAGAAATCTACAGATGTCACTGAATCATCGACAGAGGAGGATGCAAACATGCCATTGACTTCGTCATAAGATGGTGGTGGCTGTGCCATGTAATTTTCTGCTGATGGGGTCGGAGGTGCTTCAATCTTTTgacgctctgataccatctaaACCAATCAAAAAATAATCATTAACTTGATGAAGATAGGACTTCTGCACACTTGACAGTGTGTGGGCTGTGTCAACAGgccatgttttaaaaaaaatgtaaatagtGCTGGAGTATACATACTTCTTGTTCCAGGTGGTCAAGGATCTCCAGAACTCTCTGATGGTAGGCTCTTTCGGCTTCAACCTTCAGAGCAAGACTGATTAGCAGCTATATATAATTTTCAGATAAATGCAATAGCATGATGCACCAGAAAATGTAACGTTAACGGGTATAGCTCATGGTTACCATCGCAATAAGGCGCTGTAATGTCAATCTTTGTTGCTGAGCCTCAACGGCAGCCATTGCTGCAACAGCTTCCTTCCCTAATCCTACCATGCTTGACTTAAGTTCTTCAAGTTTGTATTCAGCAGCTTCCAGCTTTGTTATCACATCTCCATTCGGAGCTGACTCTCTTACTCTGTTTTGCCGTCTTGAAACTTCAACAGCCTAGGAAAGCGAACAGAAAAAAATAAGCTAAACAGTTCAGTTTAAACCAAAAGGTCAATGCACAGAAAAGGAACACAAATTACTTATGTTTTGGAATGACTCAACTAATCACATGATCTGAGAAGATAGTAGGATCTTAGATAACAAAGTCTGCGTGCAACTGAAGGCAACTTGGCAATGTCACTGGTATTATTGCTTTGCAACTTGCAAGTGACCATATTTTAGAGTTTCAAGTTATGGAGATTCTATAGATAAATAAGGTCGACAAGATCTGGCCGTACACATAATATAGTGTGATGCTTTCCAAAATATTGTGATGTTGAGAAATTTTGGGATAGTCCTGGTTCTCAGAGAATTCATAGCATTTTTCCTTTCCCAATAACAGTTTCTCCACTATGCATCTGTAAGCCTTGCGGTACAAGGAATTAGGAATGTGTGGAAGTAGAATCATAAAATAcacaaactatttttttaattgtatagCTTAGGTTGCTCGTCAATGGATATTGTTTCAAATATGCTGTAAGTACATCTGAGAGCAATATCCTGGGATGTTATATAACCTTGAAGAGACTTAAGTAAAAGTTATACACTACTTCACCTGGGCTTCAGCTTCTTGCCTCATTCGGTCATATCTTTGGGCTAGATGTCTCGCATCTTCTAAAGGCGCACCCATGACCATTGCTCGCAGTGGCTCTGCCACCTACAATCCAACAATCTCTTACTGAAGTTATGCGTTCTATTCACATTTATCAATACCATAAGAATGGACCTCATTGTTCTGCACATAGTAACAACTAGTTGCACAGGTAAACTACTAGTATGCTAATCATACATGTCATAAGGTAAAAAATGTCGATCAACATGAAGTCATGAACAGACCTGTGTACCAAATGCTCTCAACATGTTCCCACGTTCCTTTTCCATCAGAGAACGAGCCTTCCCATAGTACATAGCAGCCTTGGATAAAGTGTTATCACTTGTACATGTGTTTCCAGTGCCATATTTCTGGCTATCGTCGGACAATTTATTTCCTATAAATTTAGGTTGCAACTAATCAACATACAGTAATGTAAACACTGAGTAATTAATATTGTGTCAAGCTAAAATTATTCTGATAAGCTAATATATAGTTGGAGAAACATACCTATGTCAACTTGTTTAGATCCAGTGACTATGTATCCCTCCACACCCCGGACAATGTCCCTTTGAAAATGCTGGCCAAAAGATGCCAATGTTTATCAAAATAATCTAGGTAGAAAGGAAAGAGATACTGTTTCtctaataaatttgtcttgctcATACTTTAGCAGCACGAGTTGATAAGTAAAGTTTTTCCAGCCTCTGGTGTAGATTAACTTCTGATTCATCTGTAAACGCATTTTCTGAATTTCCATAGGCAGCTCCAAATGGCTTAAACACGCCCTGCAATGGTGTAGACAGGTACAATGTTACATGGTTCATACCAAGATTAAAAAGAGCTGACTTTTCGATGCAGTTAAATACCAAGAAAATATCCCACAACATATAAAGATAATGCAGTATATATTCCATGTGAAGGCAGATATGTAGCTGGCATTTAACAGCCCTAGAGTTTCCAGTTACTTTGCAAATCGCAGACATTAGTAATAACAACTCCTAACATTGGAACATCCGTTTTCAAAGACTATATATTCCAGGCAAAACTCATAGCAAGGAAATAGTAGTATAGGCCTACAGTACGAAACCAGAACACCTGAATAGATACCAGATATTGTTCCCTACTTTGTTGTGTAGACTGCTAATCTTAGCTGTCTTCCTAAGGCAGTGTAACTCCTTTCGGCCAACCCTCCTATGTTTGTGCAAGATGGATGAAAATAATCAAGGCGGTATTACTCAAAACAGCAAATTCGGGTAGGTCATGTTTACATGGTTCTATATTTCGAACAGGAATCACGAGCAACGCTTTTAAATAGAAAAGCCACAGGTTGCTAATAGCTTAACCAGATTGATCAACCCTGTCGTAAAATCATAACCTGATGTTTCTCATCTCAGGGATTGCAAACACGCGCATCGCGGTCCCAACCCTCACAATTGTTTTTTTCGAGAGCAAAAGCTTGGACCTCCCCCTCACAATTCATTTCACCACTCGCCAGCATGAATGAAAATCAACCTGAGACGCCTAACCATAGACGAGTACGGTAGCCTCTCAAAACCCATCAGCATAGACATCAAATCAAACTTATATAGAGACCGGATCGAACAAGACAGACACCTGAGAGGGATCGACATCGACCCACCCCGGTTGCGCAATCACAAACTCGGATCGATCGAGAACCGTACTAACACAGGAGTTCAAAGAGATCGAGGGGGATGGGAGAGCGTCACCTGGCGGGAGACCTGCTCCTTGAGCCTGGAGGCCTGCTTCCACAGCGCCTCCATGGCGCCCCGTCTCCGCCTCTCCGGACGCAAAAAGCCGCGGCGCGCTGACCGGGAGAGGGGAGGACGGCCGGGCCTGCCGCGTCGGTAGCCTCTCcccgttttccccttttttccccctcctttttcttcGTTTGGTTCTCAggctggacgacgacgacgaggggttGGGGAAGGACGGCTCGCTAGTCGCTCCTCCGATGTTAGTTTCTTTCTCGTGGTGGTT
This window of the Oryza sativa Japonica Group chromosome 4, ASM3414082v1 genome carries:
- the LOC4336533 gene encoding SH3 domain-containing protein 2 isoform X1, with protein sequence MEALWKQASRLKEQVSRQGVFKPFGAAYGNSENAFTDESEVNLHQRLEKLYLSTRAAKHFQRDIVRGVEGYIVTGSKQVDIGNKLSDDSQKYGTGNTCTSDNTLSKAAMYYGKARSLMEKERGNMLRAFGTQVAEPLRAMVMGAPLEDARHLAQRYDRMRQEAEAQAVEVSRRQNRVRESAPNGDVITKLEAAEYKLEELKSSMVGLGKEAVAAMAAVEAQQQRLTLQRLIAMVEAERAYHQRVLEILDHLEQEMVSERQKIEAPPTPSAENYMAQPPPSYDEVNGMFASSSVDDSVTSVDFFLGEALDSFKAESESELNLSAGDIVIVRKISTNGWAEGECKGKAGWFPHGYIERRERVLASKVPHIF
- the LOC4336533 gene encoding SH3 domain-containing protein 2 isoform X2; its protein translation is MEIQKMRLQMNQKLIYTRGWKNFTYQLVLLKDIVRGVEGYIVTGSKQVDIGNKLSDDSQKYGTGNTCTSDNTLSKAAMYYGKARSLMEKERGNMLRAFGTQVAEPLRAMVMGAPLEDARHLAQRYDRMRQEAEAQAVEVSRRQNRVRESAPNGDVITKLEAAEYKLEELKSSMVGLGKEAVAAMAAVEAQQQRLTLQRLIAMVEAERAYHQRVLEILDHLEQEMVSERQKIEAPPTPSAENYMAQPPPSYDEVNGMFASSSVDDSVTSVDFFLGEALDSFKAESESELNLSAGDIVIVRKISTNGWAEGECKGKAGWFPHGYIERRERVLASKVPHIF